Proteins from a single region of Xenopus laevis strain J_2021 chromosome 9_10S, Xenopus_laevis_v10.1, whole genome shotgun sequence:
- the pgs1.S gene encoding phosphatidylglycerophosphate synthase 1 S homeolog precursor (The RefSeq protein has 3 substitutions compared to this genomic sequence), whose translation MAAPAALWRRLGGPGLIALLARLCNRNRNHRGRTPLVLLAPLLAQSAPQITAKYPSLGCVSPHGAHQFQWIGNQVPEFGISSSNVKILSTPSDFYETMKAQIKTSKTRITIASLYLGIGPLEQELVDTLEETLRCLDSSDLHVSILLDYTRGSRGRNNSRTMLLPLLRRFPDNVRVSLFHTPHLRGLLRLLVPERFNETIGLQHMKIYLFDDNIILSGANLSDSYFTNRQDRYVLFQGCSELADFFSDLVGAVSEVSLQLQPDDTVQAEEGMEHPYEGDKTKYCEAASEKVMGVIEDARRRQYEKRSTNFQSERSASNIEPPDTWVYPLVQMKPFGIQIDELVTETLLTEAERGDQLYLTTGYFNLTQGYMDLLLGTRADYNILLAAPEVNGFFGAKGIAGAIPAAYVHIEHQFYNEVCRHGQQMRVKLREYYRDLWTFHAKGLWFYSAGTDLPCLTLIGSPNFGYRSVHRDLEAQIALVTENEELQQQLHKVRLLFGRQMSSYPEGDHT comes from the exons GACACCACTGGTTCTCCTTGCTCCACTTCTAGCTCAGTCTGCCCCCCAGATAACTGCAAAATACCCATCTCTGGGCTGCGTCAGCCCCCATGGGGCTCATCAATTCCAATGGATTGGAAATCAGGTTCCAGAATTTGGCATCTCAAGCTCAAATGTGAAGATTCTTTCGACACCATCTGATTTCTACGAGACCATGAAG GCACAAATAAAAACATCCAAGAAACGCATTACAATAGCATCATTATACCTAGGGATTGGGCCACTGGAGCAGGAGCTG GTGGATACTCTAGAGGAGACCCTCAGATGCCTAGACTCCTCGGACCTTCATGTCTCCATCCTGCTGGACTACACCAGAGGATCCCGGG GTAGGAATAATTCTCGCACAATGCTGCTTCCTCTGCTGCGCAGATTCCCAGACAATGTACGGGTTTCTCTTTTCCATACCCCTCACCTACGTGGCCTTCTGCGTCTCCTGGTCCCAGAGAGATTTAATGAGACCATTGGATTGCAACATATGAAGATTTACTTGTTTGATGATAACATCATTCTTAGTGG AGCGAACCTAAGTGACTCCTATTTCACAAACCGGCAAGACCGTTATGTACTATTCCAGGGCTGCTCTGAACTGGCAGATTTTTTCAGTGATCTTGTTGGAGCAGTGTCGGAGGTTTCTCTGCAGTTACAACCAGACGACACTGTTCAGGCAGAAGAAGGAATGGAGCATCCATATGAAG gtgataaaacaaaatattgtgaAGCTGCCAGTGAGAAGGTTATGGGAGTAATAGAAGATGCCAGACGCCGGCAATATGAAAAGCGCAGTACCAATTTCCAGAGTGAGAGATCAGCTTCCAACATAGAACCGCCAGATACTTGGGTGTACCCCCTGGTGCAAATGAAACCTTTTGGAATTCAGATAGATGAACTAGTCACAGAAACATTGCTAACAGAGGCCGAAAGAGGAGATCAGCTGTATCTGACCACTGGGTACTTCAACCTAACACAGGGATACATGGACCTGCTTCTTGGCACAAGAGCTGACTATAACATCCTGTTAGCTGCCCCTGAGGTTAATGGCTTTTTTGGAGCCAAGGGTATTGCAGGAGCCATTCCAGCTGCTTATGTACATATAGAGCATCAGTTCTATAATGAGGTTTGCAGGCATGGTCAACAAATGAGGGTTAAGCTACGAGAATACTATCGAGACCTCTGGACATTTCATGCTAAAG GTCTGTGGTTCTACTCAGCTGGTGCAGATCTTCCATGCCTCACTCTTATTGGTTCTCCAAATTTTGGTTATAGATCAGTTCACAGGGACTTAGAAGCCCAAATTGCTCTTGTAACAGAAAACGAGGAACTGCAGCAGCAGCTTCATAAGGTGAGATTGCTGTTTGGGAGGCAGATGTCCTCTTATCCATAAGGTGATCATACTTGA
- the pgs1.S gene encoding phosphatidylglycerophosphate synthase 1 S homeolog isoform X2: MKAQIKTSKKRITIASLYLGIGPLEQELVDTLEETLRCLDSSDLHVSILLDYTRGSRGRNNSRTMLLPLLRRFPDNVRVSLFHTPHLRGLLRLLVPERFNETIGLQHMKIYLFDDNIILSGANLSDSYFTNRQDRYVLFQGCSELADFFSDLVGAVSEVSLQLQPDDTVQAEEGMEHPYEGDKTKYCEAASEKVMGVIEDARRRQYEKRSTNFQSERSASNIEPPDTWVYPLVQMKPFGIQIDELVTETLLTEAERGDQLYLTTGYFNLTQGYMDLLLGTRADYNILLAAPEVNGFFGAKGIAGAIPAAYVHIEHQFYNEVCRHGQQMRVKLREYYRDLWTFHAKGLWFYSAGADLPCLTLIGSPNFGYRSVHRDLEAQIALVTENEELQQQLHKEQQQLYNLSNAVSPATFQHPSRFVKLWVKLVTPLIKNFF, from the exons ATGAAG GCACAAATAAAAACATCCAAGAAACGCATTACAATAGCATCATTATACCTAGGGATTGGGCCACTGGAGCAGGAGCTG GTGGATACTCTAGAGGAGACCCTCAGATGCCTAGACTCCTCGGACCTTCATGTCTCCATCCTGCTGGACTACACCAGAGGATCCCGGG GTAGGAATAATTCTCGCACAATGCTGCTTCCTCTGCTGCGCAGATTCCCAGACAATGTACGGGTTTCTCTTTTCCATACCCCTCACCTACGTGGCCTTCTGCGTCTCCTGGTCCCAGAGAGATTTAATGAGACCATTGGATTGCAACATATGAAGATTTACTTGTTTGATGATAACATCATTCTTAGTGG AGCGAACCTAAGTGACTCCTATTTCACAAACCGGCAAGACCGTTATGTACTATTCCAGGGCTGCTCTGAACTGGCAGATTTTTTCAGTGATCTTGTTGGAGCAGTGTCGGAGGTTTCTCTGCAGTTACAACCAGACGACACTGTTCAGGCAGAAGAAGGAATGGAGCATCCATATGAAG gtgataaaacaaaatattgtgaAGCTGCCAGTGAGAAGGTTATGGGAGTAATAGAAGATGCCAGACGCCGGCAATATGAAAAGCGCAGTACCAATTTCCAGAGTGAGAGATCAGCTTCCAACATAGAACCGCCAGATACTTGGGTGTACCCCCTGGTGCAAATGAAACCTTTTGGAATTCAGATAGATGAACTAGTCACAGAAACATTGCTAACAGAGGCCGAAAGAGGAGATCAGCTGTATCTGACCACTGGGTACTTCAACCTAACACAGGGATACATGGACCTGCTTCTTGGCACAAGAGCTGACTATAACATCCTGTTAGCTGCCCCTGAGGTTAATGGCTTTTTTGGAGCCAAGGGTATTGCAGGAGCCATTCCAGCTGCTTATGTACATATAGAGCATCAGTTCTATAATGAGGTTTGCAGGCATGGTCAACAAATGAGGGTTAAGCTACGAGAATACTATCGAGACCTCTGGACATTTCATGCTAAAG GTCTGTGGTTCTACTCAGCTGGTGCAGATCTTCCATGCCTCACTCTTATTGGTTCTCCAAATTTTGGTTATAGATCAGTTCACAGGGACTTAGAAGCCCAAATTGCTCTTGTAACAGAAAACGAGGAACTGCAGCAGCAGCTTCATAAG